TCCCCGGGACGCCCTGATAAACGAAAGCGTGCCTAAAGAGAGGCTGGGGGCGGCTTTCGGCCTCCACCGGGCGATGGATACGGCCGGCGCTCTTATCGGCGTTCTTATCGCCTATTTTCTTATCGCCAAGTTTTCCTTTTCCGCCAGCCGAGCCATATATTTCTCATTAATCCCCTTATTGCTCGGCATCGGCGCGCTTTCTTTGGTAAAAGAAAAACCAAAAGAGGAGGACGACAAAAAAATATTGCCCAGGCTGGCAATATCAATTTTTTCTAACCGCTTAAAATTTTTCTATCTTGTAAGCTTTATTTTCGCCCTGGGAAATTCGTCCAACCTCTTTCTCATCCTCCGTTCCTTAAATCTCGGGTTTAAGCCGGCAAGCGCGATACTTCTTTACGGCTTATACAACCTTTTCCATGCCCTGTCCTCATATCCTTCGGGCCGGCTGGCTGACCGGCTGGGTTTCGAACGGGTATTGATGCTGGGCTATTTCCTTTATGGGCTGGTTTACCTTTCTTTCTCCTTTGTCGACGGTAAAATTTTCACTATCCTATTATTCGCGGTTTACGGGCTTTACGCCGGTTTGACCGAAGGAGTGGAAAAAGCTTTTGTCGCCAATGAGGCTGGTCCGGAAAGGAAAGCTACGGCCCAAGGCGTCCACGCGACTATCGTCGGTTCTATGTTGTTTCCAGCTTCAATTTTGGCCGGCGCGGTCTGGCAATTTTTTGGGTTTACTTTCACCTTCTTATTCAGCGCTTCGCTCGCGTTCCTCTGCGCGATATTAATGATCCGTTTAATGAAGATGAAAGCGCGAACTTAAAGCCCGCTGATAAAAAGGGGATTACTCGGCGGAAAGAGCGCTGGCAAATTTTTTTATTTTATCTCCAATATCTTCCCTGGAAACTTCCAAAGTCTTAAAACTCAAAGTCGCGGCCGGCTTAACGCCGATAATTTCACCCATGCCGGAGAAAGCTTTTTCGTCGCCCGAACCGCCCATGGTGCAAAAAAAAGCGGCTTTTTTTATCTGTCCCTTGTTTTTATTAAGGTACGACCGGATCGGGCTGGACATATCCCAGCCCCAAATCGGCGTGCCGACGATAACTAAATCGTAATCAGCCGGATTTTTCGCGAATTCAACCGGCGGCATGGCCTTTTGCATGGCTTCTTTGCCGGATAATAAATAGCCTAAAACCCCTTTTCTGTTTTTCGAATCTTTTATTTCATCGGTCTCGCAATTTAATTCTTGCGCTATCCTTTCGGCCGCTTTTTTAGTAATTCCGGTCCGGGAATAATAAGCGATTAATGTTTTCATAATTTGTTGAATTAATTTTTAAATTCCTCAAACGCAATTAATCTTAATATTTTAACAGCTCTGATATTGTCGCGAAAACATATCCTTTTTCTTTTAATCCGCTGATAATTTTCGGGAGGGCCTCTCTATCGGCCGCGCACTCTTTTTCACAAAATGGATGAAGTAAAATTATTGATCCCGGTTTCGCGTTTAGAAGGGTATTTTTAGTAATGAGTTCCGCGTTGCCGGAATAATTCGTATCCGGTTCAATGTCCCACATAATCGTTTTTATATTGTTTTCATTAAGATACCGCGGCAAACCCAATAATTTTTTTCCGTTTGGCGGGCGGAAGGTAATTTCACCCTGATAGCCGGAATCGCGGATAAGCTGGTTTGTTTTTTCTATTTCACTTTTAATGAATGCCTGGGATTTTAAGATCAAGCGCCGGTGCGAATAAGAATGGTTGCCCAGTTCGCTTCCTTGCCGGACAATTTCCTTGGCCTGATTGGGAAATTTTTCCAAAGATTGCCCAATGGCATAAAAAGTTGCCTGGACATTGTTTTCTCGCAATATTTTCAACACTTCATCCGTATATTCCGTAGGCGCGTCATCGAATGTTAAGGCCACTACTTTCTTGTCGGTATCTGCATGACTGGCAAGCCTTCCAAAAAACTGAAAAGTTCTTGACTTGCTAAGTTCAAAGAGACCGTAGGCGGTTATTGCCAGCACGGCCAAGACCAGCGCGCAAATTATATAAATTCTAATATTAATCTTCATTTATTTGGGCGATTTTGCAGAATAAACTACAGTTTTCTGTTCATGCTTCGTTTATTAGGCTCCACTCAAACTGCGTTTATACTTTTCGCTGATCGTATATCTCCAAAAATTTATCTTTCTCGTCAGGACTAAGAAAAAATTTCTTTCCATTTTTCAAGGTCATAAGAAGAAAGTCTCCCCGTGCTTTAATATCAACTTTTCTTGCTGAACCGGGATACTTTGTATACTGAACGGTAAATGGGGAGATACTGTAGCAAATCAACTCACCTTCGCTATAGGCATCTCCGGTTGGGTCTTTTTCTCCTCTGTCGCACTTCTCGTAAAAATCGATAGCTAAATCTTTTGCCTGATCATTTGATATTTTTTTTACGCTTTCAATTTCTTGGAAAGCAATCTTATCGCTTAGTGTTCCAACTTCGCAGAGTATGCCTGTTTGATCAATTTCGTAATATTGATTTGACGAAGATGATTTCTTAAAAATAATCAATAAAACAACGCTTGAAAAAAGAAAAAACACCAAACCCAATTTTTGTTGGCTAGACAGGAACGGAGTATCGGGAAGTTTATCCACGGTGACATTTCCAACTCCATTCATTATCCCGGAAAGAAACAGCAAGCCAATGCACCAAAAAAACAAAAATACTATAATAGTAAACCAGGGACGTGATGAAACATTTTTACAGTAAAATCTATCCATAATGTTATTAATTACATTCAAAGGTTATGACTTGGCCTGTTTGCATATTTGTCGTTTTCCCGATTATA
The Patescibacteria group bacterium genome window above contains:
- a CDS encoding polysaccharide deacetylase family protein, which codes for MKINIRIYIICALVLAVLAITAYGLFELSKSRTFQFFGRLASHADTDKKVVALTFDDAPTEYTDEVLKILRENNVQATFYAIGQSLEKFPNQAKEIVRQGSELGNHSYSHRRLILKSQAFIKSEIEKTNQLIRDSGYQGEITFRPPNGKKLLGLPRYLNENNIKTIMWDIEPDTNYSGNAELITKNTLLNAKPGSIILLHPFCEKECAADREALPKIISGLKEKGYVFATISELLKY
- a CDS encoding MFS transporter produces the protein MQKISRNVLLLGLVSLLTDIGSEMVYPLIPVILSTMASAPFALGLIEGVAESTASLAKFYFGYLSDKIKKRKRFAVFGYGLSLVGQAVLALAGNWPLVLASRFINRFGKGIRTAPRDALINESVPKERLGAAFGLHRAMDTAGALIGVLIAYFLIAKFSFSASRAIYFSLIPLLLGIGALSLVKEKPKEEDDKKILPRLAISIFSNRLKFFYLVSFIFALGNSSNLFLILRSLNLGFKPASAILLYGLYNLFHALSSYPSGRLADRLGFERVLMLGYFLYGLVYLSFSFVDGKIFTILLFAVYGLYAGLTEGVEKAFVANEAGPERKATAQGVHATIVGSMLFPASILAGAVWQFFGFTFTFLFSASLAFLCAILMIRLMKMKART